A part of Streptomyces sp. NBC_01497 genomic DNA contains:
- a CDS encoding DUF6233 domain-containing protein — MSGSEPAMPSRLELLRFLRRYLLNELARVDGWIQQETLRDEGRRGAHLRATRAAERPWWLHHEDGKPVRLHASGCFFISRHDTGGACTRREALEALAQGAEACSGCRPDTDLGVE; from the coding sequence GTGAGCGGGTCCGAACCGGCGATGCCGTCGCGGCTGGAACTCCTGCGGTTCCTGCGCCGCTACCTGCTCAACGAACTCGCGCGCGTCGACGGATGGATCCAGCAGGAGACGCTCCGTGACGAAGGCAGGCGCGGCGCACACCTGCGCGCCACGCGGGCGGCCGAGCGCCCCTGGTGGCTCCACCACGAGGACGGGAAGCCCGTACGTCTGCACGCCTCGGGCTGTTTCTTCATCTCCCGCCACGACACCGGAGGCGCCTGCACACGCCGCGAGGCGCTCGAAGCCCTGGCTCAGGGAGCGGAGGCCTGCAGCGGATGCCGGCCCGACACCGACCTCGGGGTCGAGTGA
- a CDS encoding RrF2 family transcriptional regulator — MRISAKADYAVRAALQLAAAPDGDSLKAETIADAQQIPHKFLEAILNDMRRGGLVLSQRGANGGYRLAAAPDTISIADVIRMVDGPLVSVQGVRPPDLSYTGAADSLLPLWIALRAGVRQILDGVTLHDVVSGRLPADVLALTDAPAAWANP; from the coding sequence ATGCGGATCTCGGCCAAGGCGGACTACGCGGTGCGGGCCGCCCTCCAGCTCGCGGCCGCCCCCGACGGCGATTCGCTGAAGGCGGAGACCATCGCGGACGCCCAGCAGATCCCGCACAAGTTCCTCGAAGCCATCCTGAACGACATGCGCAGGGGCGGCCTCGTGCTGAGCCAGCGCGGGGCGAACGGGGGCTACCGCCTGGCCGCCGCCCCGGACACGATCAGCATCGCGGACGTCATCCGCATGGTGGACGGGCCACTCGTCTCCGTGCAGGGCGTCCGGCCTCCCGACCTGTCGTACACGGGAGCGGCCGACTCGCTGCTGCCCCTGTGGATCGCCCTGCGGGCCGGCGTCCGCCAGATCCTCGACGGCGTCACGCTTCACGACGTCGTTTCTGGCCGGCTCCCGGCCGACGTGCTGGCCCTGACCGACG
- a CDS encoding acyl-CoA dehydrogenase family protein produces the protein MSSAIERRPGDTAESGETMGGADDFWLRVGRELADDLAVDAVERDRAGKPPYDEMVRVRESGLLAALAPPDARGFGMGWRTACAVVRRIAAADGSMGELLGRHYVLSWSARFFAGPERAAEWEADARKEQWLWAGDTGTTRPHAFARDTGTGPSLIRAARRGGGGVLRGSRTVASAVTLADRLVLNATADDTGEPLVVCVAPGDAGILREAAHDRLGQRLTDAGTVHFDEVATDAEAVLGPFWTDEDVAPPFTMLASAALRLMLTHVALGIAEGALAEAGDLSRAEARRLRAVEDPGGPLAATDGDVLLAFGSLALDLHSASAVVDRATTALADSLREGRKLDEERRTGTAVLVAAAEAVTVPAALRTGEGVLGLGEAEGLDRFWRDLRTLVGRVPAGHALRVLGEYYLSGDLGPATAGG, from the coding sequence GTGAGCAGCGCGATCGAGCGGCGCCCCGGGGACACGGCGGAGAGTGGCGAGACCATGGGCGGCGCCGACGACTTCTGGCTGCGCGTCGGCCGTGAGCTGGCGGACGACCTCGCTGTCGACGCCGTGGAGAGGGACCGCGCGGGCAAGCCCCCGTACGACGAGATGGTGCGCGTCCGCGAATCGGGTCTCCTGGCAGCGCTGGCGCCCCCGGACGCCCGGGGCTTCGGGATGGGTTGGCGGACGGCCTGCGCCGTCGTACGTCGCATCGCCGCCGCGGACGGGTCGATGGGCGAACTCCTGGGCCGTCACTACGTGCTCTCGTGGAGCGCCCGTTTCTTCGCGGGCCCGGAGCGCGCGGCCGAGTGGGAGGCCGACGCACGCAAGGAGCAGTGGCTGTGGGCGGGTGACACCGGAACGACGCGCCCGCATGCCTTCGCCCGGGACACCGGCACCGGACCCTCCCTCATACGGGCCGCCCGCCGGGGCGGCGGCGGCGTCCTGCGGGGCAGCCGCACCGTGGCCTCGGCGGTGACCCTGGCCGACCGGCTCGTCCTCAACGCCACCGCGGACGACACGGGCGAACCGCTCGTCGTGTGCGTGGCACCCGGGGACGCGGGCATCCTGCGCGAGGCGGCGCACGACCGGCTCGGCCAGCGCCTCACCGACGCGGGAACCGTCCACTTCGACGAGGTCGCGACGGACGCGGAGGCCGTACTCGGCCCGTTCTGGACCGACGAGGACGTGGCGCCGCCGTTCACGATGCTCGCCTCCGCGGCCCTGCGGCTCATGCTGACGCACGTGGCGCTCGGCATCGCCGAGGGGGCGTTGGCGGAGGCAGGGGACCTGAGCCGCGCGGAGGCACGCCGCCTGCGGGCCGTCGAGGATCCCGGCGGTCCGCTCGCCGCGACGGACGGGGACGTACTGCTCGCCTTCGGCTCGCTCGCGCTCGACCTGCACAGCGCCTCGGCCGTCGTGGACCGGGCCACCACCGCGCTTGCCGATTCCCTCCGTGAGGGGCGAAAGCTCGACGAGGAACGCCGTACGGGCACCGCCGTCCTCGTGGCGGCGGCGGAAGCCGTCACGGTCCCGGCGGCTCTGCGCACCGGCGAAGGGGTCCTGGGGCTGGGGGAGGCGGAAGGACTCGACCGGTTCTGGCGGGACCTGCGGACCCTGGTGGGACGCGTCCCCGCCGGTCACGCTCTCCGCGTCCTGGGGGAGTACTACCTGAGCGGAGACCTCGGCCCGGCGACGGCCGGCGGCTGA